A window from Zingiber officinale cultivar Zhangliang chromosome 7A, Zo_v1.1, whole genome shotgun sequence encodes these proteins:
- the LOC122001583 gene encoding serine/threonine-protein kinase EDR1-like isoform X2: MKNIFKIKRHPHRSNEIPSPSSVAQSPAPSPTAAASPSCAADHRAASSGSSPTTPSPVEPPRATAPPGEDRQDYFSSEEEFQVQLALAISASNSEFGGDLDGDQIRAAKLLSLGRDRINQDREEGTSESLSRSYWDYNVLDYDDKVVDGFYDIYGLSGNSASQRRMPSLTELQTRIGDLGFEVIVVNRAIDPALVELEQVAQCILLGCPTTETGVLVQRVSELVMDHMGGPVRDANDTLTKWMEKSTELRTTLQTSLLPIGCIRVGLSRHRALLFKVLADNIGIPCKLVKGSHYTGMDDDAINIIKLDEREFLVDLMAAPGTLIPADVLSLKETSSKPIISKRMSSWASRPEDDFFNNERLHLDGKTGNPVSSLDHNQTVDKRTIYESPIAISSVLSDRNGESSTSSGRNSRGNMTLSIQNGSDQSTSTSVTTSKQKGIVVAVSVDGNNLGKGKLNSNFTPQDAADVTNLFADLNPFRETVAAKAAPLPKVSDGANMGYQRHRENIAIGPGRSQVPLVWKGRSACNEIPNTKQNNLVESNPQRNFTPNASSSKMPSSAAKAFSGVSTNVAGSSAISNSVAISENQTRRPAMNMGYHSSEYGQTNNVSENNMHHKLDRSRDVQADKAHISISSSEAKYVFNDHGGKMVLDSSQLKVLQKQGENADIKHDKQNHDRLTEISVNTVHQESSSSFQVTPSIYEESSSCSQVRPSKVDPVLDDVANWEIRWEELIIGERIGLGSYGEVYRADWNGEEVAVKKFLDQDFYGDALDEFRSEVRIMRRLRHPNVVLFMGAVTRPPNLSIVSEFLPRVVELKFQRKLVQDSSSP, translated from the exons ATGAAGAACATATTCAAGATCAAGCGGCACCCTCACCGATCCAACGAGATTCCCTCCCCCTCTTCGGTGGCTCAGTCGCCGGCGCCGTCGCCCACAGCTGCGGCCTCCCCTTCGTGCGCGGCAGACCACAGGGCCGCTTCGTCCGGTTCGTCTCCGACGACACCATCCCCGGTCGAGCCTCCACGGGCAACTGCTCCCCCTGGGGAGGACCGTCAGGACTACTTCTCGTCGGAGGAGGAGTTTCAGGTGCAGCTGGCGCTCGCGATCAGCGCTTCGAATTCGGAGTTCGGGGGCGATTTGGACGGCGATCAGATCCGAGCGGCGAAGCTGCTGAGCTTGGGGAGGGACCGGATCAACCAGGATCGGGAGGAGGGGACGTCCGAGTCGCTGTCACGGAGCTATTGG GATTACAATGTCCTCGACTATGATGATAAAGTTGTGGATGGGTTCTATGACATATATGGCCTCTCTGGCAATTCTGCAAGTCAGAGAAGGATGCCATCGTTAACTGAACTCCAAACAAGAATTGGGGATCTAGGTTTTGAAGTCATCGTTGTCAACCGTGCAATTGACCCTGCATTAGTAGAGCTGGAGCAAGTGGCACAGTGCATTTTGTTAGGATGCCCTACTACTGAAACTGGAGTGCTGGTTCAGAGAGTATCTGAATTGGTCATGGATCATATGGGTGGTCCTGTTAGAGATGCAAATGACACACTAACAAAATGGATGGAAAAAAGTACGGAGCTACGAACCACACTTCAGACGAGTTTGCTACCAATTGGCTGCATAAGAGTAGGGTTATCCCGGCATCGTGCTCTACTATTCAAG GTTCTTGCGGATAATATTGGCATTCCTTGCAAGCTCGTAAAAGGGAGTCATTACACAGGCATGGATGATGATGCCATTAACATAATAAAGTTGGATGAAAG GGAATTTTTGGTTGATCTTATGGCTGCTCCAGGCACTCTAATCCCAGCTGATGTACTCAGTCTAAAAGAAACTTCTTCCAAACCAATCATAAGCAAGAGAATGAGCTCTTGGGCAAGCAGACCGGAGGATGATTTTTTCAACAATGAACGGTTGCACCTTGATGGTAAAACTGGCAATCCAGTTTCATCCTTGGATCATAATCAAACTGTTGATAAGAGAACAATATACGAAAGTCCAATTGCAATATCTTCAGTTCTAAGTGATCGTAATGGTGAATCCTCTACAAGTAGTGGACGTAATTCTAGGGGAAATATGACGTTATCTATACAAAATGGATCAGATCAATCTACATCTACCAGTGTAACAACTTCAAAGCAGAAGGGAATTGTTGTTGCTGTTTCCGTGGATGGAAATAAtttaggtaaaggaaagctcaacTCTAATTTTACTCCACAAGATGCTGCTGATGTAACAAACCTTTTTGCTGATCTGAACCCATTCCGAGAAACTGTTGCTGCAAAAGCAGCTCCACTTCCCAAAGTTTCTGATGGTGCAAATATGGGATACCAGAGGCACAGGGAAAACATTGCTATAGGACCTGGAAGATCCCAAGTTCCATTGGTTTGGAAAGGCCGATCTGCTTGTAATGAGATTCCTAATACAAAACAGAACAATTTGGTGGAGTCAAATCCACAAAGGAACTTCACACCAAACGCTTCGTCTTCTAAAATGCCCAGCTCTGCTGCAAAAGCATTTTCTGGAGTTTCAACTAATGTTGCTGGTTCTTCTGCCATTTCAAACTCTGTAGCTATTTCTGAGAACCAAACTCGTCGACCTGCTATGAATATGGGTTATCATTCGTCAGAATATGGCCAGACCAATAATGTCTCAGAAAATAATATGCACCATAAATTGGACAGGAGCCGTGATGTTCAAGCAGATAAAGCACACATCTCAATTTCATCATCAGAAGCAAAGTATGTATTTAATGACCATGGTGGCAAAATGGTTTTGGATAGCAGCCAGTTAAAGGTACTACAGAAACAAGGGGAAAATGCTGACATCAAACATGATAAGCAAAATCATGATAGACTCACAGAAATAAGTGTGAACACTGTTCATCAAGAATCTTCAAGTTCCTTCCAAGTAACTCCTAGTATTTATGAAGAATCTTCAAGTTGCTCACAAGTCAGGCCAAGTAAGGTTGACCCTGTGCTAGATGATGTGGCTAATTGGGAAATCCGCTGGGAGGAACTAATAATTGGAGAGAGGATTGGACTAG GTTCTTATGGAGAAGTGTATCGTGCTGATTGGAATGGAGAG GAAGTAGCTGTGAAAAAGTTCCTAGATCAGGACTTTTATGGGGATGCTTTAGATGAATTCCGCAGTGAG GTTCGTATAATGCGCAGGTTGCGCCATCCAAATGTTGTTCTCTTTATGGGTGCTGTAACTCGGCCTCCTAATCTATCTATTGTTTCTGAGTTTCTTCCAAG AGTGGTGGAATTGAAATTTCAGAGGAAGCTTGTACAGGATTCTTCATCGCCCTAA
- the LOC121999442 gene encoding zinc finger protein 36-like, with protein MATAEYHFPSLDLRVPKRRRTERRRSSPPSDSGLTEDEKECILALLALSRVSVIHDDEEMTPAEEARSSLLRPEEEEQRQSLPLPSSSPTKQQQEVPLTSSLSLWQQDKPLPLPPLAERELSPLPPQQNQLLLLPPPAEGTLSPLPPPPEQALSLVLCPMQIRCYRLPLPPPQPPIQRPTPFVYMAPTQQNQLRYVCSECGKAFSSYQALGGHKTKHRKRPTENRAASSVVTGPTDQSKPHTCSLCHKSFETGQALGGHMRAHYERNNRQATAESRPVAAAPPSSLTECSTTKGLGIDLNQPPKPDADWATEEEAASSMPAAAAASQPPRFFNFLF; from the coding sequence ATGGCGACCGCCGAGTACCATTTTCCATCGCTGGACTTGAGGGTGCCTAAGCGAAGGCGAACGGAGCGTCGCCGCTCCTCGCCTCCGTCGGATTCTGGGCTCACCGAAGACGAGAAGGAGTGTATCCTTGCGCTCCTGGCCTTATCAAGGGTTTCGGTCATTCACGACGACGAGGAGATGACACCGGCGGAGGAAGCGAGGTCCTCGCTTTTGCGGCCCGAGGAGGAGGAGCAGCGCCAGTCGCTTCCGTTGCCATCGTCGTCTCCAACGAAACAGCAGCAAGAGGTGCCTCTGACTTCATCTCTGTCGCTGTGGCAGCAGGACAAGCCGCTTCCGCTACCTCCTCTGGCGGAGAGAGAATTATCTCCTCTTCCGCCGCAACAAAACCAACTGCTTCTGCTACCTCCTCCGGCGGAGGGAACATTATCTCCTCTTCCGCCTCCGCCAGAGCAAGCTCTGTCTCTGGTTTTGTGCCCGATGCAGATACGATGTTATCGACTTCCTCTGCCTCCTCCGCAGCCGCCGATCCAACGACCGACTCCTTTTGTATATATGGCACCGACACAACAGAACCAGTTGCGGTATGTATGCTCCGAGTGCGGCAAAGCATTCTCTTCGTACCAGGCCTTGGGAGGCCACAAAACCAAACACCGGAAGCGCCCTACCGAAAACAGAGCCGCCTCGTCGGTCGTCACCGGACCAACAGATCAGAGCAAGCCTCACACTTGCTCTTTGTGCCACAAGTCGTTCGAGACGGGTCAAGCGCTGGGCGGGCACATGAGAGCCCACTACGAGCGCAATAATCGGCAAGCCACCGCCGAGAGCAGACCGGTGGCAGCAGCGCCGCCATCTTCACTGACGGAGTGCTCGACCACGAAGGGTCTGGGAATCGACCTCAACCAGCCGCCGAAGCCGGATGCGGATTGGGCCACGGAAGAAGAAGCGGCGAGCTCTATGCCGGCGGCGGCAGCCGCGTCCCAACCTCCTCGCttctttaatttcttattttaa
- the LOC122001583 gene encoding serine/threonine-protein kinase EDR1-like isoform X1 has product MKNIFKIKRHPHRSNEIPSPSSVAQSPAPSPTAAASPSCAADHRAASSGSSPTTPSPVEPPRATAPPGEDRQDYFSSEEEFQVQLALAISASNSEFGGDLDGDQIRAAKLLSLGRDRINQDREEGTSESLSRSYWDYNVLDYDDKVVDGFYDIYGLSGNSASQRRMPSLTELQTRIGDLGFEVIVVNRAIDPALVELEQVAQCILLGCPTTETGVLVQRVSELVMDHMGGPVRDANDTLTKWMEKSTELRTTLQTSLLPIGCIRVGLSRHRALLFKVLADNIGIPCKLVKGSHYTGMDDDAINIIKLDEREFLVDLMAAPGTLIPADVLSLKETSSKPIISKRMSSWASRPEDDFFNNERLHLDGKTGNPVSSLDHNQTVDKRTIYESPIAISSVLSDRNGESSTSSGRNSRGNMTLSIQNGSDQSTSTSVTTSKQKGIVVAVSVDGNNLGKGKLNSNFTPQDAADVTNLFADLNPFRETVAAKAAPLPKVSDGANMGYQRHRENIAIGPGRSQVPLVWKGRSACNEIPNTKQNNLVESNPQRNFTPNASSSKMPSSAAKAFSGVSTNVAGSSAISNSVAISENQTRRPAMNMGYHSSEYGQTNNVSENNMHHKLDRSRDVQADKAHISISSSEAKYVFNDHGGKMVLDSSQLKVLQKQGENADIKHDKQNHDRLTEISVNTVHQESSSSFQVTPSIYEESSSCSQVRPSKVDPVLDDVANWEIRWEELIIGERIGLGSYGEVYRADWNGEEVAVKKFLDQDFYGDALDEFRSEVRIMRRLRHPNVVLFMGAVTRPPNLSIVSEFLPRGSLYRILHRPNCQIDENLRIKMALDVAKGMNCLHTSIPTIVHRDLKSPNLLVDKNWTVKVCDFGLSRLKHSTFLSSKSTAGTPEWMAPEVLRNEKSNEKCDVYSFGVILWELATLRMPWSGMNPMQVVGAVGFQNRRLDIPKEVDPLVARIIWECWQTDPSLRPSFAQLTTALNSLQRLVIPSQQEPETPLVPQEISVKSTP; this is encoded by the exons ATGAAGAACATATTCAAGATCAAGCGGCACCCTCACCGATCCAACGAGATTCCCTCCCCCTCTTCGGTGGCTCAGTCGCCGGCGCCGTCGCCCACAGCTGCGGCCTCCCCTTCGTGCGCGGCAGACCACAGGGCCGCTTCGTCCGGTTCGTCTCCGACGACACCATCCCCGGTCGAGCCTCCACGGGCAACTGCTCCCCCTGGGGAGGACCGTCAGGACTACTTCTCGTCGGAGGAGGAGTTTCAGGTGCAGCTGGCGCTCGCGATCAGCGCTTCGAATTCGGAGTTCGGGGGCGATTTGGACGGCGATCAGATCCGAGCGGCGAAGCTGCTGAGCTTGGGGAGGGACCGGATCAACCAGGATCGGGAGGAGGGGACGTCCGAGTCGCTGTCACGGAGCTATTGG GATTACAATGTCCTCGACTATGATGATAAAGTTGTGGATGGGTTCTATGACATATATGGCCTCTCTGGCAATTCTGCAAGTCAGAGAAGGATGCCATCGTTAACTGAACTCCAAACAAGAATTGGGGATCTAGGTTTTGAAGTCATCGTTGTCAACCGTGCAATTGACCCTGCATTAGTAGAGCTGGAGCAAGTGGCACAGTGCATTTTGTTAGGATGCCCTACTACTGAAACTGGAGTGCTGGTTCAGAGAGTATCTGAATTGGTCATGGATCATATGGGTGGTCCTGTTAGAGATGCAAATGACACACTAACAAAATGGATGGAAAAAAGTACGGAGCTACGAACCACACTTCAGACGAGTTTGCTACCAATTGGCTGCATAAGAGTAGGGTTATCCCGGCATCGTGCTCTACTATTCAAG GTTCTTGCGGATAATATTGGCATTCCTTGCAAGCTCGTAAAAGGGAGTCATTACACAGGCATGGATGATGATGCCATTAACATAATAAAGTTGGATGAAAG GGAATTTTTGGTTGATCTTATGGCTGCTCCAGGCACTCTAATCCCAGCTGATGTACTCAGTCTAAAAGAAACTTCTTCCAAACCAATCATAAGCAAGAGAATGAGCTCTTGGGCAAGCAGACCGGAGGATGATTTTTTCAACAATGAACGGTTGCACCTTGATGGTAAAACTGGCAATCCAGTTTCATCCTTGGATCATAATCAAACTGTTGATAAGAGAACAATATACGAAAGTCCAATTGCAATATCTTCAGTTCTAAGTGATCGTAATGGTGAATCCTCTACAAGTAGTGGACGTAATTCTAGGGGAAATATGACGTTATCTATACAAAATGGATCAGATCAATCTACATCTACCAGTGTAACAACTTCAAAGCAGAAGGGAATTGTTGTTGCTGTTTCCGTGGATGGAAATAAtttaggtaaaggaaagctcaacTCTAATTTTACTCCACAAGATGCTGCTGATGTAACAAACCTTTTTGCTGATCTGAACCCATTCCGAGAAACTGTTGCTGCAAAAGCAGCTCCACTTCCCAAAGTTTCTGATGGTGCAAATATGGGATACCAGAGGCACAGGGAAAACATTGCTATAGGACCTGGAAGATCCCAAGTTCCATTGGTTTGGAAAGGCCGATCTGCTTGTAATGAGATTCCTAATACAAAACAGAACAATTTGGTGGAGTCAAATCCACAAAGGAACTTCACACCAAACGCTTCGTCTTCTAAAATGCCCAGCTCTGCTGCAAAAGCATTTTCTGGAGTTTCAACTAATGTTGCTGGTTCTTCTGCCATTTCAAACTCTGTAGCTATTTCTGAGAACCAAACTCGTCGACCTGCTATGAATATGGGTTATCATTCGTCAGAATATGGCCAGACCAATAATGTCTCAGAAAATAATATGCACCATAAATTGGACAGGAGCCGTGATGTTCAAGCAGATAAAGCACACATCTCAATTTCATCATCAGAAGCAAAGTATGTATTTAATGACCATGGTGGCAAAATGGTTTTGGATAGCAGCCAGTTAAAGGTACTACAGAAACAAGGGGAAAATGCTGACATCAAACATGATAAGCAAAATCATGATAGACTCACAGAAATAAGTGTGAACACTGTTCATCAAGAATCTTCAAGTTCCTTCCAAGTAACTCCTAGTATTTATGAAGAATCTTCAAGTTGCTCACAAGTCAGGCCAAGTAAGGTTGACCCTGTGCTAGATGATGTGGCTAATTGGGAAATCCGCTGGGAGGAACTAATAATTGGAGAGAGGATTGGACTAG GTTCTTATGGAGAAGTGTATCGTGCTGATTGGAATGGAGAG GAAGTAGCTGTGAAAAAGTTCCTAGATCAGGACTTTTATGGGGATGCTTTAGATGAATTCCGCAGTGAG GTTCGTATAATGCGCAGGTTGCGCCATCCAAATGTTGTTCTCTTTATGGGTGCTGTAACTCGGCCTCCTAATCTATCTATTGTTTCTGAGTTTCTTCCAAG AGGAAGCTTGTACAGGATTCTTCATCGCCCTAATTGTCAAATTGATGAGAATCTCAGGATAAAGATGGCTCTTGATGTG GCTAAGGGAATGAATTGCTTGCACACGAGTATACCTACCATCGTCCACCGTGATCTTAAATCACCCAATCTATTGGTGGACAAGAATTGGACTGTTAAG GTGTGTGATTTTGGCCTGTCACGCTTGAAGCATAGCACATTTCTATCTTCAAAATCTACTGCTGGAACC CCGGAGTGGATGGCACCCGAGGTGCTGCGCAATGAAAAATCCAATGAAAA ATGTGATGTATATAGCTTTGGAGTGATCTTGTGGGAACTTGCGACCCTGAGGATGCCGTGGAGTGGCATGAACCCAATGCAAGTGGTTGGGGCTGTTGGATTCCAGAATCGGCGGCTTGACATCCCAAAAGAAGTCGATCCTCTGGTTGCAAGGATTATATGGGAATGCTGGCAAAC GGATCCAAGCTTGCGCCCCTCATTTGCACAACTGACAACTGCGCTCAATTCCTTACAGCGGCTGGTCATTCCCTCACAACAGGAGCCAGAAACCCCCCTAGTGCCCCAAGAAATCTCAGTGAAGTCAACCCCCTAA
- the LOC122000193 gene encoding uncharacterized protein LOC122000193 — MELNRADHLIMVVEGAECECCGLAEDCTAEYVGGVKAEFAGKWLCGLCAEAARDEAAKKKKKGGGGGGMEEAVAAHVSFCRSLRSSPPAVRVADGMRQMLRRRSVELPAKRSEGKSEEGSSPAVGFEE, encoded by the coding sequence ATGGAGTTGAATCGGGCGGATCACTTGATCATGGTAGTGGAGGGCGCCGAGTGCGAGTGCTGCGGGCTGGCGGAGGACTGCACCGCCGAGTACGTCGGCGGGGTGAAGGCGGAGTTCGCGGGGAAGTGGCTGTGCGGGCTGTGCGCGGAGGCGGCGAGGGATGAGgcggcgaagaagaagaagaagggcggcggcggcggcggaatgGAGGAGGCCGTGGCGGCGCACGTGTCCTTCTGCAGGAGCTTGCGCTCGAGCCCGCCGGCGGTGCGCGTGGCCGACGGGATGAGGCAGATGCTGCGGCGGAGATCGGTGGAACTTCCGGCCAAGAGGTCGGAGGGGAAGTCGGAGGAGGGATCATCGCCAGCGGTGGGTTTTGAGGAATAG